The following proteins are encoded in a genomic region of Nocardioides sp. cx-173:
- a CDS encoding VOC family protein codes for MRLDHLSFAAGPDGLVGTAQRLGGLLGHDFVDGGIHPRFGTRNMTLALADHTYLEIVEALDHPASDKAPFGQAVRARSALGGGWLGWVVAVDDIAPVEKRLGRSAVVGNRHRPDGTELRWRQIGVNGLISDPQLPFFVQWESPAELHPSTGADGSFSLACLEIAGDPQRVSEWLGQTVEAPLEDIKVEWVAPHGTPGILAVQLQTPRGLVRL; via the coding sequence ATGCGCCTGGACCACCTCTCCTTCGCCGCAGGACCGGACGGACTCGTCGGCACCGCCCAGCGCCTCGGCGGGCTGCTGGGTCATGACTTCGTCGACGGCGGCATCCACCCCCGCTTCGGCACCCGCAACATGACGCTCGCCCTCGCGGACCACACCTACCTCGAGATCGTCGAGGCCCTGGACCACCCGGCCTCCGACAAGGCTCCGTTCGGCCAGGCCGTTCGGGCCCGCTCCGCCCTCGGCGGCGGCTGGCTCGGCTGGGTCGTGGCCGTCGACGACATCGCGCCGGTCGAGAAGCGTCTCGGCCGCTCGGCCGTCGTCGGCAACCGGCACCGCCCCGACGGCACCGAGCTTCGGTGGCGCCAGATCGGCGTCAACGGCCTGATCTCTGACCCGCAGCTGCCGTTCTTCGTGCAGTGGGAGTCGCCCGCCGAGCTGCACCCGTCAACGGGCGCCGACGGCAGCTTCTCCCTTGCCTGCCTGGAGATCGCCGGGGACCCGCAGCGCGTCAGCGAGTGGCTCGGCCAGACGGTCGAGGCGCCGCTCGAGGACATCAAGGTCGAGTGGGTGGCGCCGCACGGCACGCCCGGCATCCTCGCCGTCCAGCTGCAGACCCCCCGCGGGCTGGTCCGTCTCTGA
- a CDS encoding Ppx/GppA phosphatase family protein, which produces MRLGVLDIGSNTGHLLVVDAHGGAAPLPAYSHKQPLRLAEHLDDSGAVTQAGIDALAAFTAEALVVAEDKGCQDMLAFATSAVRDAVNSDDVLAYVRELTGVDIAVLSGEDEARLTFLAVRRWFGWSAGRLAVFDIGGGSLEIAGGTDELPDVAWSLPLGAARLARQFFEEKPDEAMLRAIRKEIRAEIARDAGHLLRGGAPHRAAATSKTFRSLGRICGAAPSSDGPLVPRTLPLSSLQSWIPKLVAMPHAELAVLPGVSPSRTHQIVPGALVAEACMDIFDLAELEICPWALREGVILERLDAMSVLD; this is translated from the coding sequence ATGCGCCTGGGCGTCCTGGACATCGGCTCCAACACCGGCCACCTGCTGGTGGTCGACGCACACGGCGGCGCCGCGCCGCTGCCGGCGTACTCCCACAAGCAGCCGCTGCGCCTGGCCGAGCACCTCGACGACTCCGGTGCCGTGACGCAGGCGGGGATCGACGCGCTGGCGGCCTTCACCGCGGAGGCGCTCGTCGTCGCGGAGGACAAGGGCTGTCAGGACATGCTGGCGTTCGCGACGTCCGCGGTGCGCGACGCGGTCAACTCCGACGACGTGCTGGCCTACGTGCGCGAGCTCACCGGCGTGGACATCGCGGTGCTCTCGGGCGAGGACGAGGCCCGCCTGACCTTCCTCGCCGTACGCCGGTGGTTCGGCTGGTCGGCCGGACGGCTCGCGGTCTTCGACATCGGCGGCGGCTCCCTGGAGATCGCGGGCGGGACCGACGAGCTGCCCGACGTGGCGTGGTCGCTGCCGCTGGGAGCGGCTCGGCTCGCGCGGCAGTTCTTCGAGGAGAAGCCCGACGAGGCGATGCTGCGCGCCATCCGCAAGGAGATCCGCGCCGAGATCGCGCGCGACGCCGGGCACCTGCTGCGCGGCGGCGCCCCGCACCGCGCCGCGGCGACGTCGAAGACCTTCCGCTCGCTCGGGCGGATCTGCGGTGCCGCCCCGTCCAGCGACGGCCCGCTCGTGCCGCGCACGCTGCCGTTGTCGTCCCTGCAGTCGTGGATCCCCAAGCTCGTGGCGATGCCGCACGCCGAGCTCGCCGTCCTTCCCGGAGTGTCCCCGAGCCGGACGCACCAGATCGTGCCGGGGGCGCTCGTGGCCGAGGCCTGCATGGACATCTTCGACCTCGCCGAGCTCGAGATCTGTCCCTGGGCGCTGCGTGAGGGCGTCATCCTGGAGCGCCTCGACGCGATGAGCGTGTTGGACTGA
- a CDS encoding sugar phosphate isomerase/epimerase family protein encodes MAPRIGLSTASVYPESSAHAFAYAAELGYDAVEVMVGIDALSQQTSAVTQLAEHHGLPVSAVHAPCLLFTQRVWGTEPWGKLQRSADMAREVGAEVVVVHPPFRWQREYARDFVNGIAALENSTGVAFAVENMYPWRASSRRGMEMYAPGWDPSEEPYANTTIDLSHAAIAASDPIEMARRLGERLRHIHLTDGSGSAKDEHLVPGRGAMGARTFLHHLVEVGFDGEVVVEINTRRCSSRAEREADLRESLEFAREHLGVPAS; translated from the coding sequence GTGGCACCTCGCATCGGACTCTCGACGGCCTCGGTCTACCCCGAGTCGTCGGCGCACGCCTTCGCCTACGCGGCCGAGCTGGGCTACGACGCCGTCGAGGTGATGGTCGGCATCGACGCGCTCAGCCAGCAGACCTCCGCGGTCACCCAGCTCGCCGAGCATCACGGGCTCCCCGTGAGCGCGGTCCACGCGCCCTGCCTGCTCTTCACGCAGCGGGTCTGGGGGACCGAGCCGTGGGGCAAGCTGCAGCGCTCGGCGGACATGGCGCGCGAGGTCGGGGCCGAGGTGGTCGTCGTCCACCCACCGTTTCGCTGGCAGCGCGAGTACGCCCGCGACTTCGTCAACGGCATCGCCGCGCTGGAGAACTCCACCGGCGTGGCCTTCGCGGTCGAGAACATGTACCCCTGGCGGGCCTCGTCGCGCCGGGGCATGGAGATGTACGCGCCAGGCTGGGACCCCTCCGAGGAGCCGTACGCGAACACCACGATCGACCTCTCACACGCGGCCATCGCCGCCTCCGACCCGATTGAGATGGCGCGCCGGCTGGGCGAGCGCCTGCGCCACATCCACCTGACCGACGGCAGCGGCTCGGCCAAGGACGAGCACCTGGTGCCCGGGCGCGGCGCCATGGGCGCCCGTACGTTCCTGCACCATCTGGTCGAGGTCGGCTTCGACGGCGAGGTGGTCGTGGAGATCAACACGCGGCGCTGCTCGTCGCGCGCGGAGCGGGAGGCCGACCTGCGCGAGTCCCTGGAGTTCGCGCGCGAGCACCTCGGGGTGCCCGCGTCGTGA
- a CDS encoding TetR/AcrR family transcriptional regulator, protein MSSPRRGRRPGAPDTRATILEAAREAFAAAGFARTSVRSIAAAAGVDAALVHHYFGSKDDLFVAALDLRVDPREAVLPVTAGGPDGVGERLMRLFITVWDDPEARLPLLALLRGISEPQAQQLIRDGFLRLVLEPVGDALGVDQPERRLSHVASQLLGLLLIRYLLEVEPLASMPADQVVATYAPVLQGFLTDPLP, encoded by the coding sequence GTGAGCTCACCCCGCCGCGGGCGCCGTCCCGGCGCCCCCGACACGCGCGCGACCATCCTCGAGGCCGCCCGTGAGGCCTTCGCCGCCGCCGGCTTCGCCCGTACGTCGGTCCGGTCCATCGCCGCGGCGGCCGGGGTCGACGCGGCGCTGGTGCACCACTACTTCGGCTCCAAGGACGATCTCTTCGTCGCCGCGCTCGACCTGCGGGTCGACCCGCGCGAGGCGGTGCTGCCGGTGACGGCGGGCGGCCCCGACGGAGTGGGGGAGCGGCTCATGCGGCTCTTCATCACGGTCTGGGACGATCCGGAGGCCCGGCTGCCGCTGCTGGCGCTGCTGCGCGGCATCAGCGAGCCGCAGGCCCAGCAGCTGATCCGCGACGGCTTCCTGCGCCTGGTGCTCGAGCCGGTCGGTGACGCACTCGGCGTGGACCAGCCGGAGCGCCGCCTGTCACACGTGGCCTCACAGCTGCTCGGCCTGCTCCTGATCCGCTACCTCCTGGAGGTCGAGCCGCTCGCGTCCATGCCCGCCGACCAGGTCGTCGCGACGTACGCGCCGGTGCTGCAGGGGTTCCTCACCGACCCGCTGCCGTAG
- a CDS encoding class I SAM-dependent methyltransferase: MRRQGGTPAARARVRGSARTGRRDRVRDRPQRRVLPDAVDRVAAVEPSPRSWELAHDRVARSAIEVEHAGIDAQALPFADDTFNTALSTWTLCTIPDPVLALTEIRRVLRPGGSLHFVEHGLAPDHQVQAWQRRLEPLNKRIAGGCHLTRPISELLESAGFTISTVDVFYEEGAPKPLGASTLGVAVPG; encoded by the coding sequence GTGCGGCGCCAAGGGGGTACGCCCGCTGCGCGAGCGCGTGTGCGGGGGTCTGCGCGGACAGGTCGTCGAGATCGGGTTCGGGACCGGCCACAACGTCGGGTTCTACCCGACGCGGTCGATCGCGTTGCCGCCGTCGAGCCGAGCCCACGGAGCTGGGAGCTGGCCCACGACCGCGTGGCGCGATCAGCCATCGAGGTCGAGCATGCCGGGATCGACGCACAGGCGCTCCCCTTCGCCGACGACACCTTCAACACCGCCCTGTCGACCTGGACGCTGTGCACGATCCCCGACCCGGTCCTCGCGCTGACCGAGATCCGGCGGGTGCTCCGCCCCGGCGGCAGCCTGCACTTCGTCGAGCACGGACTGGCTCCAGACCACCAGGTCCAGGCCTGGCAGCGCCGCCTCGAGCCGCTCAACAAGCGCATCGCCGGCGGGTGTCACCTCACCCGACCGATCTCCGAGCTCCTCGAGAGCGCTGGGTTCACCATCTCAACCGTGGACGTCTTCTACGAAGAGGGAGCGCCCAAGCCGCTGGGCGCATCCACGCTGGGTGTCGCCGTCCCAGGATGA
- a CDS encoding ABC transporter ATP-binding protein — protein sequence MVKSTVEVRDLEVVRGGRPVLSGLDLEVGPGVTGLLGPSGCGKSTLMRTLVGVQRVQGGEVSVLGEPAGSAPLRRRVGYVTQAASVYDDLSVAENLRFFARVLGVGNEEVDRAVAAVDLVSHRDAIVGRLSGGQRSRVSLAVALLGRPDLLVLDEPTVGLDPVLRRDLWALFHELADAGATVLVSSHVMDEAERCDRLLLMREGRILADDTPEAIKRRAGSDDVETAFLALVEAAA from the coding sequence ATGGTGAAATCAACGGTCGAGGTACGCGACCTCGAGGTGGTACGCGGCGGGCGGCCGGTGCTGAGCGGCCTGGACCTCGAGGTCGGGCCGGGGGTGACCGGGCTGCTCGGCCCGTCCGGCTGCGGCAAGTCGACGCTGATGCGCACCCTGGTGGGCGTCCAGCGGGTGCAGGGCGGCGAGGTCTCCGTCCTGGGCGAGCCCGCCGGCAGCGCGCCGCTGCGCCGCCGCGTCGGCTACGTGACCCAGGCGGCCAGCGTCTACGACGACCTGAGCGTCGCGGAGAACCTCCGCTTCTTCGCCCGGGTGCTCGGCGTCGGCAACGAGGAGGTGGACCGCGCGGTCGCCGCGGTGGACCTCGTCAGCCACCGCGACGCCATCGTCGGGCGGCTCAGCGGCGGGCAGCGCAGCCGGGTCAGCCTGGCGGTCGCCCTGCTGGGGCGGCCCGACCTGCTCGTGCTGGACGAGCCCACGGTCGGGCTCGACCCGGTGCTGCGCCGCGACCTGTGGGCGCTCTTCCACGAGCTCGCCGACGCCGGCGCGACGGTGCTGGTCTCCAGCCACGTCATGGACGAGGCGGAGCGCTGCGACCGGCTGCTGCTCATGCGGGAGGGCCGCATCCTGGCCGACGACACGCCGGAGGCCATCAAGCGGCGCGCCGGCAGCGACGACGTCGAGACCGCGTTCCTCGCCCTCGTCGAGGCGGCGGCATGA
- a CDS encoding ABC transporter permease, which produces MSPRVTLAVTSRVLTQIRRDRRTLAMLLVLPTLLMALLWWMYEDAGPVFDRLGPALLAIFPFIVMFLVTSVTTLRERSSGTLERLLAMPMGKLDFLLGYAAAFGVVAAAQSAVAVGVSVGLLDLEVAGPVWLLTAVAVTDAVLGTALGLFVSAFAQTEFQAVQFMPAVVVPQILLCGLLVPRESMPEVLGAVSDVLPLSYAVDAMTHLTASSSTGEVWGDLGVVAGFALAGLALGAATLRRRTP; this is translated from the coding sequence ATGAGCCCCCGGGTCACGCTCGCGGTGACCAGCCGGGTGCTCACCCAGATCCGCCGCGACCGCCGCACCCTCGCGATGCTGCTGGTGCTCCCGACCCTGCTCATGGCCCTGCTGTGGTGGATGTACGAGGACGCCGGGCCGGTCTTCGACCGTCTCGGCCCGGCGCTCCTGGCGATCTTCCCCTTCATCGTGATGTTCCTCGTGACCAGCGTGACCACGCTGCGCGAGCGCTCCAGCGGCACGCTGGAGCGGCTGCTGGCGATGCCGATGGGCAAGCTCGACTTCCTGCTCGGGTACGCCGCCGCGTTCGGCGTCGTCGCAGCCGCGCAGTCCGCCGTCGCGGTCGGCGTGAGCGTCGGGCTGCTCGACCTGGAGGTGGCGGGGCCGGTGTGGCTGCTGACCGCCGTGGCGGTGACCGATGCGGTGCTGGGGACCGCGCTGGGGCTCTTCGTGTCGGCCTTCGCGCAGACCGAGTTCCAGGCCGTGCAGTTCATGCCGGCGGTCGTGGTCCCGCAGATCCTGCTCTGCGGGCTGCTGGTCCCACGCGAGTCCATGCCCGAGGTCCTGGGCGCCGTCTCCGACGTCCTGCCGCTGTCCTATGCGGTCGACGCGATGACCCACCTCACCGCCTCGTCGAGCACCGGTGAGGTCTGGGGCGATCTCGGCGTCGTGGCCGGGTTCGCGCTCGCCGGGCTGGCCCTCGGCGCCGCGACGCTGCGGCGGCGTACGCCGTAG
- a CDS encoding response regulator, producing the protein MSAPIRVLLVDDQTLVRAGFRALLDSEEDLQIVGEAVDGAEAVALAEATRPDVVLMDIRMPHVDGLEATRRITTNPRLADTRIIVLTTFELDEYVFGALRAGASGFLLKDIEPQALIEAVRVVHAGQALLAPRVTRALIEAFVSASPTDGIPAPVAAPVPDRRLTALTPRERQILALVGRGMSNQEIAEHLVLSPLTAKTHVSRLFLKLGARDRAQLVVAAYETGLAG; encoded by the coding sequence GTGAGCGCCCCGATCCGGGTCCTGCTCGTCGACGACCAGACGCTGGTACGCGCGGGCTTCCGCGCGCTGCTGGACTCCGAGGAGGACCTCCAGATCGTCGGGGAGGCCGTGGACGGGGCCGAGGCGGTCGCCCTGGCCGAGGCCACGCGGCCCGACGTCGTGCTGATGGACATCCGGATGCCGCACGTCGACGGCCTGGAGGCGACCCGGAGGATCACCACCAACCCGCGGCTGGCCGACACCCGCATCATCGTCCTCACGACGTTCGAGCTCGACGAGTACGTCTTCGGCGCCCTGCGCGCCGGCGCCTCGGGGTTCCTGCTCAAGGACATCGAGCCGCAGGCGCTGATCGAGGCGGTGCGTGTGGTGCACGCGGGCCAGGCGCTGCTCGCGCCTCGGGTCACCCGGGCCCTGATCGAGGCGTTCGTGTCGGCGAGCCCGACCGACGGCATCCCCGCCCCCGTCGCGGCTCCCGTGCCCGACCGCCGGCTGACGGCGCTGACGCCGCGCGAGCGCCAGATCCTCGCGCTCGTGGGCCGCGGCATGTCCAACCAGGAGATCGCCGAGCACCTGGTGCTCTCGCCGTTGACGGCGAAGACCCACGTGTCGCGGCTGTTCCTCAAGCTCGGCGCCCGGGACCGCGCCCAGCTCGTCGTCGCGGCCTACGAGACCGGTCTGGCCGGCTGA
- a CDS encoding sensor histidine kinase, producing MTRSLVSPRVLDVVAAGLCAAAMLVELFRLDEGGPSVTAVAAIALACLPVLIRRQHPELALVAAMALIFAITETSKIANTIAISAVVCGFALASARGRKAIWSVPPVMATVLLVLAIYSTYPLLSFDTVRNLALVLLPTALGVIAHDRRELLSGLVERAETAERTREEETRRRVGEERLRIARDVHDVVAHAMVAINVQAGVGAHLLERDPAQARATLRDIKRVSGEALGDLRSMLGVLRGPDDEDAPIRPAADLSALDDLRDGLAAAGVEVDLTIDPGTFPLPAPIGATGYRIVQEALTNVLRHAGTTSARVRVGRSGDRVLIEVEDDGSGTTAPDQTGSGNGVRGMRERAVAAGGTLEAGPRPEGGWRVAASLPAGATA from the coding sequence GTGACCCGGTCCCTCGTCTCGCCGCGCGTCCTCGACGTGGTGGCGGCCGGGCTGTGTGCCGCCGCGATGCTCGTCGAGCTGTTCCGGCTCGACGAGGGCGGCCCGAGCGTCACGGCCGTCGCGGCCATCGCCCTCGCGTGCCTGCCGGTGCTCATCCGGCGACAGCACCCGGAGCTGGCGCTGGTGGCCGCGATGGCGCTGATCTTCGCGATCACGGAGACCTCGAAGATCGCCAACACGATCGCGATCTCCGCGGTCGTCTGCGGCTTCGCCCTCGCCAGCGCCCGGGGGCGCAAGGCCATCTGGTCCGTGCCGCCCGTGATGGCCACGGTGCTGCTCGTCTTGGCGATCTACAGCACCTACCCGCTCCTGAGCTTCGACACGGTGCGCAACCTGGCGCTCGTGCTGCTGCCGACGGCGCTCGGGGTCATCGCCCACGACCGCCGCGAGCTGCTGTCGGGCCTCGTCGAGCGCGCCGAGACCGCGGAGCGCACCCGCGAGGAGGAGACCCGCAGGCGGGTCGGCGAGGAGCGGCTGCGGATCGCCCGCGACGTACACGACGTCGTCGCCCACGCCATGGTCGCGATCAACGTGCAGGCCGGCGTGGGGGCCCACCTGCTCGAGCGCGACCCCGCCCAGGCGCGGGCGACCCTGCGCGACATCAAGCGGGTCAGCGGCGAGGCTCTGGGGGACCTGCGGTCGATGCTGGGCGTGCTGCGCGGCCCCGACGACGAGGACGCCCCGATCCGTCCGGCCGCGGACCTCTCGGCCCTCGACGACCTGCGAGACGGCCTCGCCGCCGCCGGCGTCGAGGTCGACCTCACCATCGACCCGGGCACCTTCCCGCTGCCCGCCCCGATCGGCGCGACCGGCTACCGCATCGTCCAGGAGGCGCTGACCAACGTGCTGCGCCACGCGGGTACGACGTCCGCCCGGGTGCGGGTCGGCCGCAGCGGCGACCGGGTGCTGATCGAGGTGGAGGACGACGGCTCCGGCACGACCGCTCCCGACCAGACGGGCTCCGGCAACGGCGTACGCGGGATGCGCGAGCGCGCGGTCGCGGCCGGCGGCACCCTCGAGGCAGGGCCGCGTCCCGAAGGCGGCTGGCGGGTCGCTGCCTCGCTGCCCGCGGGGGCGACGGCGTGA
- a CDS encoding MMPL family transporter has product MSKTLLHRLITRPRHALAGLFFFVLVAGAFGGPVAGALYSSGGFVPDDSDSVRAVERVEAATAVGATPGLAVLVDDADPARVGDVTARLSGVDGVARVTPGGASEDGTNTLVLGTLEAEAVDEDVAAEAIEEFADDGDVTVGGEAVAGLQIGETVGKDLGRAELLAMPLLLLLSLIFFGGRAALLPLVVGLTTVLGTFLVLAGVNQVYGLSVFALNLVIGLGLGLAIDYTLFLLTRYREELQRQGATHGAIRTTMQTAGRTVVFSAATVAVALATLTVFPMGFTKSMGIAGAVVAVVAATASLVVAPVFFALLGARLARRSAARSGAASRWYRFSHAVMRRPGRVAAATAVVMVALSAPALRTEWTPIDATVVPTDQSARIVSDRLSEEYGGTGTTPVTVAVEADDPAQVAEYAAQAGAVTGVRAPAEPLELADGTWQLALPVDGTAAGSTAQDVVAGLRDLRVDGVDALVGGPAASFIDQQAAIGASLPLAVSLLVLLTLIVLWLMTGSVVLPLKAVVMNTLTVGVALGVLTFVYQGGRLTGLLGYTPNGGVEPTDFLVTAALVFALSTDYGVFLLGRIKEERDAGLTEREAVATGLGHTGAVVTAAALLLAVAIGAFSTSSISFIQQIGVATAVGVLVDAFVVRSLLVPSLMGLLGKWNWWAPMWLRRLHDRVGLSEGPVARIDEPARVLADTP; this is encoded by the coding sequence ATGTCCAAGACCCTGCTGCACCGGCTCATCACGCGTCCTCGCCATGCCCTCGCGGGCCTCTTCTTCTTCGTCCTCGTCGCCGGCGCCTTCGGTGGTCCGGTGGCGGGGGCCCTGTACTCCTCCGGCGGCTTCGTCCCCGACGACTCCGACTCCGTCCGCGCCGTGGAGCGCGTGGAGGCAGCCACCGCGGTGGGAGCCACTCCGGGACTCGCGGTCCTGGTCGACGACGCCGACCCCGCGCGGGTCGGCGACGTCACCGCGCGCCTCTCCGGTGTCGACGGCGTCGCGCGGGTCACGCCGGGCGGCGCCTCCGAGGACGGCACCAACACGCTGGTCCTCGGGACCCTCGAGGCGGAGGCGGTCGATGAGGACGTCGCTGCGGAGGCGATCGAGGAGTTCGCGGACGACGGCGACGTCACCGTGGGCGGCGAGGCCGTGGCCGGCCTCCAGATCGGCGAGACCGTGGGCAAGGACCTCGGACGGGCCGAGCTGCTGGCCATGCCGCTGCTCCTGCTGCTGTCCCTGATCTTCTTCGGCGGGCGGGCCGCGCTGCTGCCGCTGGTCGTCGGGCTCACCACGGTGCTGGGGACGTTCCTGGTCCTCGCCGGGGTCAACCAGGTCTACGGCCTCAGCGTCTTCGCACTCAACCTGGTCATCGGGCTCGGGCTGGGCCTCGCGATCGACTACACGCTCTTCCTGCTCACCCGCTACCGCGAGGAGCTCCAGCGACAGGGCGCGACGCACGGCGCGATCCGCACGACCATGCAGACCGCCGGACGCACGGTCGTCTTCTCGGCGGCCACCGTCGCCGTGGCGCTCGCGACCCTGACCGTCTTCCCGATGGGCTTCACGAAGTCGATGGGCATCGCGGGCGCGGTCGTCGCCGTCGTCGCCGCCACCGCGTCCCTGGTCGTCGCCCCGGTCTTCTTCGCACTCCTGGGCGCCCGCCTGGCCCGCCGCTCGGCGGCCAGGTCCGGGGCAGCGAGCCGTTGGTACCGCTTCTCCCACGCCGTCATGCGCCGTCCCGGCCGCGTGGCCGCCGCCACCGCGGTCGTGATGGTGGCCCTGTCGGCGCCCGCGCTCCGCACCGAGTGGACGCCGATCGACGCCACCGTCGTGCCGACCGACCAGAGCGCTCGGATCGTGTCGGACCGGCTCTCGGAGGAGTACGGCGGCACCGGCACCACCCCGGTCACGGTCGCGGTGGAGGCCGACGACCCGGCCCAGGTGGCGGAGTACGCCGCGCAGGCCGGCGCCGTGACCGGCGTACGAGCCCCCGCCGAGCCGCTCGAGCTCGCGGACGGCACCTGGCAGCTCGCGCTCCCGGTCGACGGCACCGCGGCCGGCTCGACCGCGCAGGACGTGGTCGCCGGACTCCGTGACCTGCGGGTGGACGGGGTGGACGCGCTGGTCGGCGGCCCGGCCGCCTCCTTCATCGACCAGCAGGCGGCGATCGGCGCCAGCCTCCCGCTGGCGGTGTCGCTCCTGGTGCTGCTCACGCTGATCGTGCTGTGGCTCATGACCGGCTCGGTCGTGCTGCCGCTCAAGGCGGTGGTGATGAACACCCTCACGGTGGGGGTCGCCCTCGGCGTGCTCACCTTCGTCTACCAGGGCGGTCGCCTGACCGGGCTGCTCGGCTACACGCCCAACGGCGGGGTGGAACCGACCGACTTCCTGGTGACCGCCGCGCTGGTCTTCGCGCTCTCGACCGACTACGGGGTGTTCCTGCTCGGTCGGATCAAGGAGGAGCGGGACGCCGGGCTGACCGAGCGCGAGGCGGTCGCGACCGGGCTCGGGCACACCGGTGCCGTGGTGACCGCCGCGGCGCTGCTCCTTGCCGTGGCGATCGGCGCCTTCAGCACCAGTTCGATCTCCTTCATCCAGCAGATCGGCGTGGCGACCGCGGTGGGCGTCCTCGTCGACGCGTTCGTGGTCCGCTCCCTGCTCGTGCCCTCGCTGATGGGTCTGCTCGGCAAGTGGAACTGGTGGGCCCCCATGTGGCTGCGCCGCCTCCACGACCGGGTCGGGCTCTCCGAGGGACCCGTCGCCCGCATCGACGAGCCCGCACGCGTACTTGCGGATACTCCCTGA
- a CDS encoding proline dehydrogenase family protein codes for MSLLRQPILLLSRSAQVKRLVTTLPVTSGIVTGYVPGETSDTAVTASRALIDGGLDVTLDFLGEDTLDAQQAEATVAAYVEVLKALSVAGLTRHAEVSVKLSAIGQALPDHGHKIALENARTICRAARNAGTTVTLDMEDHTTTDSTLAVLRDLRKDFPETGAVLQAYLHRTEDDCRSLAYEGSRVRLCKGAYHEPESVAFQDKLDVDKSYVRCLKILLAGDGYPMVATHDPRMVEIASSLASRYGRAQQTYEFQMLYGIRPGEQRRLAASGEKVRVYVPYGGEWYGYLMRRLAERPQNLSFFAKSLISKS; via the coding sequence ATGTCCCTGCTTCGCCAGCCGATCCTGCTCCTGTCGCGCAGCGCCCAGGTGAAGAGGCTCGTCACCACCCTGCCGGTGACCTCCGGCATCGTCACCGGCTACGTCCCCGGCGAGACCTCCGACACCGCGGTCACGGCCAGCCGCGCCCTCATCGACGGGGGCCTCGACGTCACCCTCGACTTCCTCGGCGAGGACACCCTCGACGCCCAGCAGGCCGAGGCCACGGTGGCGGCGTACGTCGAGGTCCTCAAGGCCCTGAGCGTCGCCGGGCTGACCCGGCACGCCGAGGTGTCGGTCAAGCTCTCCGCCATCGGGCAGGCCCTGCCCGACCACGGTCACAAGATCGCGCTGGAGAACGCGCGCACCATCTGCCGCGCCGCCCGCAACGCCGGCACCACGGTGACCCTCGACATGGAGGACCACACCACCACCGACTCGACGCTGGCCGTCCTGCGCGACCTGCGCAAGGACTTCCCGGAGACCGGTGCCGTGCTGCAGGCCTACCTGCACCGCACCGAGGACGACTGCCGCTCGCTGGCCTACGAGGGCTCGCGGGTGCGGCTGTGCAAGGGCGCCTACCACGAGCCCGAGTCGGTGGCCTTCCAGGACAAGCTCGACGTCGACAAGTCCTACGTGCGCTGCCTGAAGATCCTGCTCGCCGGCGACGGCTATCCGATGGTCGCCACCCACGACCCGCGCATGGTCGAGATCGCCTCGTCGCTGGCGAGCCGCTACGGCCGGGCCCAGCAGACCTACGAGTTCCAGATGCTCTACGGCATCCGCCCGGGCGAGCAGCGCCGGCTGGCCGCCAGCGGCGAGAAGGTCCGGGTCTACGTGCCCTACGGCGGCGAGTGGTACGGCTACCTGATGCGCCGCCTCGCGGAGCGGCCGCAGAACCTGTCATTCTTCGCCAAGTCCCTGATCTCCAAGAGCTAG